The Fusarium falciforme chromosome 7, complete sequence genome window below encodes:
- a CDS encoding Catalase domain-containing protein, with the protein MALSTLAQNLIDTLQDIFGKFAGVRSSHAKGVFVTGSFTPTEAAKELSTAPHFRHPTFVIARLSLFTGIPDLPSTDERANPHGLAVRFVLDPASRLGTDIICHASKLFPGSDGEEVLAFFRSLRDGTVTEYASSHPAAAVFAQEHRPIPRSFAHNSFHSINSFKMMNFEGKTAFIRYRWVSLAGQQSLTQDELKTKSPNFLFEELPQILSEGPIGFTLVAQVAEQGDVTDDCTKIWPEDRALIELGTLKITRVMEANEAETCEKTVAFSPIPGVEGIEASADPILAARSAVYSRSSKSRHESER; encoded by the coding sequence CGCATGCCAAAGGCGTGTTCGTCACTGGATCCTTCACTCCCACCGAGGCAGCCAAAGAACTCTCCACGGCGCCGCATTTTCGACATCCAACTTTCGTCATAGCCCGGCTCTCTCTGTTCACCGGCATCCCCGACCTGCCAAGTACCGACGAGAGAGCAAACCCACACGGTCTTGCCGTCCGCTTCGTCCTCGACCCAGCCTCGCGACTCGGTACCGATATCATATGCCATGCGTCCAAACTCTTCCCTGGCTCAGATGGGGAGGAGGTGCTGGCCTTTTTCCGGAGTCTCAGGGATGGCACCGTGACCGAATACGCAAGCTCGCACCCAGCTGCAGCCGTGTTTGCCCAAGAGCACCGGCCGATACCAAGAAGCTTTGCTCACAACTCATTCCACTCGATCAATTCCTTTAAGATGATGAATTTCGAAGGAAAGACGGCCTTCATTCGGTATCGCTGGGTGTCTTTGGCAGGTCAGCAGAGCCTCACACAGGATGAGCTCAAGACCAAGTCACCGAATTTTCTGTTTGAGGAGTTGCCACAGATCCTGTCTGAAGGTCCAATTGGTTTCACACTGGTTGCCCAGGTCGCTGAGCAGGGTGATGTTACCGACGATTGCACGAAGATCTGGCCTGAAGATCGTGCTTTGATCGAACTGGGAACTCTGAAGATTACCAGGGTGATGGAGGCGAATGAAGCTGAGACTTGTGAAAAGACAGTTGCATTCAGTCCCATTCCGGGTGTGGAGGGCATTGAGGCGTCGGCAGATCCAATTCTCGCTGCTCGTTCCGCAGTTTATTCGAGAAGCTCAAAGTCACGCCATGAGTCAGAGCGTTAG